In Populus alba chromosome 1, ASM523922v2, whole genome shotgun sequence, a single window of DNA contains:
- the LOC118056999 gene encoding disease resistance protein RFL1 — protein sequence MAIECAAGYIISKIADLMVEPAIRQFRYMFRFNNFAKEFKEQKEHLVSVKDRLQDAVRVAERNAEEIYKDVIEWLEDANNRIEGAKPLENEIEKNGKFFTWCPNCKRQFKLSMALAKKSETFRKLQETSTKFTTVSCKAPLPEIKFLPSKEFTLSGSSEEAFKQILKALKDDKINMIRLYGMGGVGKTTLVKQVARLAKEYLQLFDEVLMATVSQNPNVTGIQDQMADRLDLTFVKKSKEGRANELWQRLQGKKVLIVLDDVWKDIDFQETGIPFGDDHSGCKILLTTRNQELCSYFGVPAKSVPLKLKLGLYSKATQV from the coding sequence ATGGCTATTGAATGTGCTGCTGGATACATTATATCCAAGATAGCAGATCTCATGGTGGAACCAGCAATAAGGCAGTTCCGTTACATGTTCCGTTTCAACAATTTTGCTAAAGAATTCAAAGAACAAAAGGAGCACCTGGTTTCGGTAAAAGATCGTCTGCAAGACGCTGTCCGAGTTGCTGAAAGGAATGCTGAAGAAATTTACAAAGATGTCATCGAATGGCTGGAAGATGCAAACAACAGAATTGAAGGTGCGAAGCCTTtggaaaatgaaatagaaaaaaatggcAAATTCTTTACTTGGTGTCCAAACTGCAAGCGACAATTCAAGTTAAGCATGGCACTGGCCAAGAAGTCGGAGACTTTCAGAAAACTTCAAGAAACTAGCACAAAGTTTACAACAGTTTCCTGCAAAGCACCTCTTCCAGAGATAAAATTTCTTCCATCAAAGGAATTCACACTCTCAGGATCGTCAGAAGAAGCTTTCAAACAGATTCTGAAAGCTCTCAAAGATGACAAGATCAATATGATCAGACTGTACGGCATGGGAGGGGTGGGTAAAACCACCCTGGTGAAACAAGTAGCCAGGTTGGCCAAAGAGTACTTGCAGTTGTTTGATGAAGTTTTGATGGCTACGGTGTCCCAGAATCCAAATGTCACAGGCATCCAGGATCAAATGGCAGATCGTTTAGATTTGACTTTTGTCAAAAAGAGTAAAGAAGGGAGAGCAAATGAATTATGGCAGAGACTGCAGGGAAAGAAGGTGCTTATAGTCCTGGATGATGTTTGGAAAGATATTGACTTCCAAGAGACAGGGATACCATTTGGTGATGATCACAGCGGTTGTAAAATTCTTCTAACAACACGTAATCAAGaactatgttcttattttgGCGTGCCAGCAAAAAGCGTTCCACTGAAATTGAAGCTTGGGCTTTATTCAAAAGCAACGCAGGTTTAA